From Bacteroidota bacterium, a single genomic window includes:
- a CDS encoding SprB repeat-containing protein, which produces MAASAGADKLICKGNTAAIGMSTNSNLNFSWSPAGGLSSSTMSNPQASPTVNTSYILTVTHARSGVIAKDTVMVTVDSVTANATTTAVLCNGGNSGQASVSTTSGIAPFAYLWSNSSSTPTATGLVAGVYTVTITDNAGCSKTCNVNIAQPTLLSATTTNTNTTCGFNNGTANVLASNATPPYTYLWNNGSTSANVSSLAAGTYTVIVNDGNGCTITATSIINPSVAISPNPTQKNLPCFGAKSGVCKAAPTNGVSP; this is translated from the coding sequence GTGGCCGCCTCAGCCGGTGCAGATAAACTTATTTGCAAAGGAAACACTGCAGCTATTGGTATGTCAACAAATTCAAATCTGAATTTTAGCTGGTCGCCTGCCGGAGGTTTATCATCGAGTACTATGAGCAATCCTCAGGCATCTCCAACAGTAAATACTTCGTATATACTTACGGTTACTCATGCCCGCTCAGGTGTCATTGCGAAAGACACAGTAATGGTAACAGTAGATTCGGTAACAGCAAATGCAACCACAACTGCCGTATTGTGCAATGGTGGCAATAGCGGCCAGGCAAGTGTAAGCACAACCAGTGGCATTGCTCCTTTTGCCTATTTATGGTCCAATAGCAGCAGCACCCCCACAGCAACAGGTTTGGTTGCCGGGGTTTACACAGTTACCATAACCGATAATGCAGGATGCTCTAAAACATGTAATGTAAATATTGCACAGCCAACGTTGCTGAGTGCAACAACTACAAATACGAATACAACATGTGGCTTCAATAATGGAACTGCAAATGTTTTGGCCAGCAACGCCACACCTCCTTATACTTACCTTTGGAACAATGGCAGCACGAGTGCAAATGTTAGTTCATTGGCTGCCGGCACGTATACAGTTATAGTTAATGATGGCAATGGCTGCACAATAACTGCCACCTCCATAATAAACCCAAGTGTGGCCATAAGTCCAAACCCAACACAAAAAAACCTGCCTTGCTTTGGTGCAAAAAGTGGTGTGTGTAAAGCAGCACCAACAAACGGTGTTTCGCCCTAG
- a CDS encoding T9SS type A sorting domain-containing protein produces MKKLFSILLLLVCSFVSRTQNLTFQGPNPLLSDDPFIVDLAFTFPLNCNQVQTTLSFTGNNSCIDWSNVLIEGGTFFQGGNTSSIFPPNTSFNQNNSVTTLVITGTPGSVANIQFNLRTKWGEICEGGWPLPGYGLNQITFSSSVTFTGNNGGCGTFNSNNLQREINAYHQWIVGTPAAAASRCLGGIFNITTNLTHPQTYRGAIRLRNPRIYLDLPTGAIVHGVIYKGVPLAFSNTSPGCGNAPNGVTRWSANIPVPNYLQPEISHLITFKVQFPCSLFQLNTNYVTRARLSGTDCCQAGKCMQSTQRTFQFTSICCDAVITQPTLSKTLLQGTEYCPGGCYEEGQVGKNPQYNIQFNASNTHLPTSNVVISDNIPATVDVRKITTPVPPAGATVELWYATTNSGLVQYPSPVPLHIFVQSNNVMNCNLPGCRITQLQWRYSTFPAFGTITNSLDFSLNSTAQVNVNVSNTATVNYILNNANETRTSTISKKPVACKPNVKVQKWIVNNGSCSYYQSVLPNDIVTFRLNAWNTGSANVTNGLITDAVSNIFDILPQSIAYYYGNQICPTSSSFMPNFAFPGSSPVASNINGQTITISNANLPSCDLTNKFIVEFQARVRPFTASTTVQNTFNFTGTNYTVPKVSNVVNIEVNESLLLTAMLEVRCTNGGNFSTTTDASAGSPVQYRLTLTNNGNVTVDDIRLFNTRPRPGDITSSCIPVARNSTSHLAYTAASGVDFVGPDLYTSDGCNQIICNGTPCAASGTFTNMLSMSMTSGANQLAPGASMEVFIDALVPSGATNGLTAINDICLRAHRVGGSNSSVFCSNSAVVNITPSGCNECVELTNESFSCGPGGAPTHSFCLVNKRSSNITLFHMNVGTNSLISFPSLPPGVTVSQTGNIVTYTLPLPGLAPNQPLCGFTNQWMPAFGGQYICLGLGASDNQTSCANGSSHCINLPDCPNGCIDFVNPQITCVQTGPITFERHFTFAVKNTFLPCVGSFHLQGGMCAAPYSQTIILPSPLYLNQTSQVFDITLPTFSCDDIFIGIAWAAECNQTVSCGTGDSYSSNTPCGPMRLTGEIIKSNFMTTHPNPVTQGRLTVTINDVDEGMTTQFSIYALDGRLLQTTSATGSKEVVIDVSSLQTGMYIIKATQLDKEVHASKFVKQ; encoded by the coding sequence ATGAAAAAATTATTTTCAATCCTGCTGCTTTTGGTATGTTCATTCGTATCACGAACGCAAAACTTGACATTTCAAGGCCCTAATCCATTGCTAAGTGATGACCCGTTTATTGTTGATCTGGCATTTACTTTTCCCTTAAATTGTAATCAGGTGCAAACAACATTGTCATTTACCGGCAATAATTCATGTATTGATTGGAGTAATGTTTTAATAGAAGGTGGCACATTTTTTCAAGGAGGAAATACGAGTAGCATTTTTCCACCAAACACATCTTTTAATCAAAACAATTCTGTTACAACATTAGTTATTACAGGTACTCCGGGTAGTGTTGCCAATATTCAATTTAACCTGCGCACCAAGTGGGGAGAAATTTGTGAAGGAGGTTGGCCACTTCCGGGCTATGGTTTAAATCAAATAACTTTTTCGTCATCAGTCACATTCACTGGAAATAATGGCGGATGCGGCACATTTAATTCAAACAATTTACAGCGTGAAATAAATGCATACCACCAATGGATCGTAGGTACTCCTGCAGCGGCAGCAAGCCGGTGCTTAGGAGGCATTTTTAATATCACTACAAACCTAACTCATCCGCAAACATACAGGGGAGCAATTCGATTACGAAATCCCCGTATATACCTTGACCTGCCTACAGGTGCAATTGTACATGGAGTGATTTATAAAGGGGTGCCTCTTGCTTTTTCAAATACGAGTCCGGGTTGTGGTAATGCCCCTAATGGTGTAACACGTTGGTCAGCCAATATACCGGTACCAAATTATTTACAACCTGAAATTTCACATCTGATAACTTTTAAAGTTCAATTTCCATGTAGCTTATTTCAGTTGAATACAAACTATGTAACAAGGGCAAGGCTAAGTGGAACAGACTGCTGTCAAGCTGGAAAATGCATGCAATCAACTCAAAGAACTTTTCAATTTACTAGTATATGTTGTGATGCGGTTATTACTCAGCCAACATTAAGCAAAACACTTTTGCAAGGAACTGAGTATTGCCCGGGCGGATGCTATGAAGAAGGGCAAGTAGGTAAAAACCCACAATACAATATTCAATTTAATGCTTCCAATACCCATTTACCAACCAGCAATGTGGTAATCAGCGATAATATTCCAGCTACTGTTGATGTAAGAAAAATTACGACACCTGTGCCACCAGCAGGTGCAACAGTGGAGTTATGGTATGCTACAACCAATAGTGGCTTGGTGCAATATCCATCACCTGTTCCGCTTCATATTTTTGTTCAGTCTAATAATGTAATGAATTGTAATTTACCAGGCTGTAGAATAACGCAACTACAATGGAGATACTCCACATTCCCAGCCTTTGGAACCATAACCAATAGTCTCGATTTTTCTTTAAATAGTACAGCGCAAGTCAATGTGAATGTTTCAAATACAGCTACCGTAAATTATATACTAAATAATGCAAATGAAACCAGGACATCAACAATTTCGAAAAAACCTGTTGCATGTAAACCAAATGTAAAAGTTCAAAAATGGATTGTAAACAATGGCTCATGCAGTTATTATCAATCGGTATTGCCAAATGATATAGTTACGTTTAGATTAAATGCATGGAATACCGGTTCGGCCAATGTAACTAATGGTTTGATAACCGATGCAGTGAGTAATATTTTTGATATCCTACCTCAATCAATAGCATATTATTACGGGAATCAGATATGTCCCACCTCTTCCTCCTTTATGCCAAATTTTGCATTTCCAGGTAGCTCCCCAGTTGCATCAAATATTAATGGACAAACAATTACAATAAGCAATGCAAATTTGCCATCTTGTGATTTAACCAATAAATTTATTGTTGAGTTTCAGGCAAGAGTTAGACCTTTCACAGCATCCACTACCGTTCAAAATACTTTTAATTTTACAGGAACAAATTATACTGTACCGAAAGTTTCAAATGTTGTAAATATAGAAGTAAACGAAAGCCTTCTGCTAACGGCAATGCTCGAAGTTCGATGCACCAATGGCGGGAATTTTAGCACAACAACAGATGCCTCAGCCGGATCGCCAGTTCAGTACCGATTGACCCTTACCAACAATGGCAATGTTACAGTTGACGATATACGCTTGTTCAATACGCGCCCGCGTCCGGGAGATATTACTTCTAGTTGTATACCTGTAGCGCGCAACAGCACTTCGCATTTGGCATATACCGCTGCAAGTGGTGTGGATTTTGTCGGACCTGATTTATATACCTCAGATGGCTGCAACCAAATTATTTGTAATGGTACACCTTGTGCAGCCAGCGGAACTTTTACAAACATGCTATCGATGTCGATGACTTCGGGAGCTAATCAACTTGCACCGGGTGCAAGCATGGAAGTTTTTATTGACGCGCTTGTTCCATCAGGTGCAACAAATGGACTTACTGCCATTAATGATATTTGCCTACGTGCACATCGGGTAGGGGGTTCTAATAGTTCAGTATTTTGTTCAAACAGTGCAGTTGTAAACATTACACCATCAGGGTGTAATGAATGTGTAGAATTAACCAATGAATCATTCAGTTGTGGTCCAGGTGGTGCACCAACACATTCTTTTTGTCTTGTCAATAAGAGGAGTTCGAATATTACATTATTTCATATGAATGTGGGGACAAATTCTTTAATAAGTTTTCCTTCATTACCTCCCGGTGTTACCGTAAGTCAAACAGGTAATATAGTAACCTACACACTACCGCTACCTGGCTTGGCTCCTAATCAACCTCTGTGTGGATTTACTAATCAATGGATGCCTGCATTTGGAGGTCAATATATTTGCCTTGGGCTTGGTGCAAGTGACAATCAAACAAGTTGTGCAAACGGAAGTTCACATTGCATTAATCTTCCCGATTGTCCAAATGGTTGTATTGATTTTGTGAACCCACAAATTACTTGTGTACAAACAGGTCCCATTACATTTGAGCGTCATTTTACATTTGCTGTTAAAAACACCTTCCTTCCATGTGTTGGTAGTTTTCACTTACAGGGTGGTATGTGTGCTGCACCTTACAGCCAAACGATTATATTACCATCTCCTTTATACCTAAATCAAACCTCCCAGGTTTTTGATATTACTCTACCAACGTTTTCGTGTGATGATATTTTCATTGGAATTGCCTGGGCAGCAGAATGTAATCAAACGGTTTCGTGCGGAACCGGAGATAGCTATTCTTCTAATACTCCATGCGGCCCAATGAGATTAACAGGTGAAATAATCAAATCCAATTTTATGACTACCCACCCCAACCCAGTAACTCAAGGTCGCTTAACGGTGACTATAAACGATGTTGACGAAGGCATGACCACGCAGTTCAGCATCTATGCTCTTGATGGTCGCTTGTTGCAAACTACTTCTGCTACAGGTTCAAAAGAAGTTGTAATTGATGTGAGCAGCCTTCAAACTGGCATGTACATCATCAAAGCAACACAGCTCGATAAGGAAGTTCATGCCAGCAAATTTGTAAAGCAATAG
- a CDS encoding T9SS type A sorting domain-containing protein, which produces MKKLFYVLFYSMLISVSIFEKSFGQCDPPISSFYLSNSQYGQPMTEFCLGEDIYLIGGGSQFETSFQIAIQEREDADGPFAPFVWGTINGYNMNSIAWNNGQVFSINLSQFLLATQPNYKLSHSRNYKVRLAVSNACDPYEESFQAFDLVCIKNSTPCNSLNGAFALFIVGNGFVNNLFPSGHNKYGNLEIHQTWIIYEYNQINNYYTFLDSSNHADDFLFPVQVGKCYLVIRVLESACGKVCYGQQECFQNPGGGAAAPCSFCGPLPNCVLPTCAPPTFLTCGLNQGGNKILTWNAMQGATSYQIQIRTNDGDCCPTLTNANTYTINVSTNNWTITNFFLNKCFSWKVRAIYPTCTSSFSTKACYNSFTTCNPRLGSIDESTSGILSIYPNPVSENFLNIAVLSGDENAKNEVQITSIDGRLLQSLTVAGNTEEKIDVSSFAKGIYLIQVLENNIVIETSKFIRN; this is translated from the coding sequence ATGAAAAAATTATTTTATGTATTATTTTATTCAATGCTAATTAGCGTTAGTATTTTTGAAAAATCCTTTGGCCAATGTGATCCACCGATAAGCAGTTTCTATTTGAGCAATTCCCAGTATGGGCAACCAATGACTGAGTTTTGTTTAGGGGAAGACATATACTTAATTGGTGGTGGAAGTCAATTCGAGACGAGCTTTCAAATTGCCATTCAAGAACGAGAAGATGCTGACGGTCCTTTTGCGCCTTTCGTATGGGGAACTATTAATGGATATAATATGAACAGTATTGCATGGAATAATGGACAAGTCTTCTCTATAAACTTGTCACAATTTTTATTGGCAACTCAGCCAAATTATAAATTATCGCATAGTAGAAATTACAAAGTACGATTGGCAGTTTCCAATGCCTGTGATCCCTATGAAGAGAGTTTTCAGGCTTTTGATCTTGTTTGCATTAAGAATTCAACTCCATGTAATTCATTAAATGGTGCGTTTGCGCTATTTATTGTAGGAAATGGTTTTGTCAACAACTTGTTTCCAAGTGGTCATAATAAATATGGAAATTTGGAAATTCACCAAACTTGGATAATTTATGAATATAATCAAATAAATAATTATTATACATTTTTAGATAGCAGTAATCATGCTGATGATTTCTTATTTCCTGTTCAGGTTGGAAAGTGTTATTTGGTAATTCGGGTATTGGAGTCTGCTTGTGGCAAAGTATGCTATGGACAACAAGAATGTTTTCAGAACCCTGGTGGCGGTGCAGCTGCACCATGTAGCTTTTGTGGGCCGTTGCCTAATTGTGTATTACCAACATGTGCACCGCCTACCTTTTTAACATGCGGATTAAATCAAGGTGGAAATAAAATATTAACGTGGAATGCAATGCAGGGTGCTACAAGTTATCAAATTCAAATTAGAACTAATGATGGAGATTGTTGCCCTACTTTAACCAATGCTAATACTTATACGATTAATGTGTCAACAAATAATTGGACAATTACAAATTTCTTCCTCAATAAATGTTTTTCCTGGAAAGTAAGAGCGATTTATCCAACTTGTACTAGTAGTTTTTCAACTAAAGCTTGTTACAATTCATTTACCACTTGCAACCCTCGCTTAGGAAGCATAGATGAATCAACCTCCGGTATATTAAGCATTTATCCGAATCCCGTTTCAGAAAATTTCTTGAATATTGCGGTCTTGTCAGGCGATGAAAATGCTAAGAATGAAGTTCAAATTACTTCAATTGATGGTCGTTTATTGCAATCATTAACTGTAGCGGGCAACACTGAAGAGAAAATTGATGTCTCTAGTTTTGCAAAGGGGATTTATTTAATACAAGTACTTGAAAATAATATTGTAATTGAAACTTCTAAATTTATCAGGAACTAA
- a CDS encoding T9SS type A sorting domain-containing protein: MIKIRANQTIHCIQKFNTSNVADDMVTHQSIYTLDGRLLQTNTITGTKAQAIDVSKLPAGMYIIKAMQLDQVVHNGRFVKE; this comes from the coding sequence ATGATTAAAATTCGAGCCAACCAAACCATTCATTGCATACAAAAATTTAATACTAGTAATGTAGCTGATGATATGGTAACGCACCAAAGCATATATACACTTGATGGCCGCTTGTTGCAAACAAATACAATAACCGGTACAAAAGCACAGGCCATTGATGTTAGCAAATTACCTGCAGGTATGTATATTATTAAAGCAATGCAATTGGATCAGGTTGTGCATAATGGTAGATTTGTAAAGGAATAG
- a CDS encoding response regulator transcription factor translates to MITEEKKILQVIIFDDNINVLESIGLLLSTTDNMQLVAAFDSCKNMLADIENINPDIVLMDIDMPLITGIDAVKLLRTKYQALPVLMLTGFEDDDKVFASLCAGANGYILKNANMQSLIQYINELYHGGAPMTPVIARKVLTQFAKIQPVKQPDENYNLSSREKDVLQLLVKGRSYKMIADELNISYETVHSHIRKIYQKLQVNSVGEAVSKTISKNILRTYLF, encoded by the coding sequence ATGATAACAGAGGAAAAGAAAATACTTCAGGTAATTATTTTTGATGATAACATTAATGTGCTCGAATCTATTGGTTTGCTATTGTCAACTACTGATAACATGCAACTCGTTGCTGCTTTTGACTCCTGCAAAAATATGCTGGCAGATATTGAAAACATAAACCCTGATATTGTATTAATGGATATTGATATGCCCCTGATTACCGGCATTGATGCTGTAAAATTATTACGTACTAAATATCAGGCATTGCCTGTTTTAATGTTGACAGGTTTTGAAGATGACGATAAAGTTTTTGCTTCGCTGTGTGCAGGAGCCAACGGTTATATTTTAAAGAATGCCAATATGCAATCGCTTATTCAATACATAAATGAATTATATCATGGTGGTGCTCCAATGACACCCGTTATAGCAAGAAAAGTATTAACTCAATTTGCAAAAATTCAACCTGTTAAGCAACCCGATGAAAACTATAACTTGAGCAGTCGCGAGAAGGATGTGCTTCAGCTTTTGGTGAAAGGCAGATCATATAAAATGATTGCAGATGAATTAAACATCAGCTACGAAACCGTGCATTCGCACATTCGAAAAATTTATCAAAAGCTGCAGGTGAATTCTGTGGGTGAAGCGGTATCTAAAACAATTTCGAAAAATATACTGAGGACTTATTTGTTTTAG
- a CDS encoding T9SS type A sorting domain-containing protein, with the protein MKAGSYTCTITDAAGCTKTQTYTLTQPVQIAIAMSGTPATSPLFNNGTATATPSNGFSPYRYSWNTSPIKTTQTATGLVPGTYVVTVKDNKKCSRNASIVIGTARFGVTDTGDELFVIPNPTSDVISIEISNSVLSGNATFEIIDSKGSVVLMEQSNITSHDFTFSISLAHLPNGIYTLRAKDSKNVFTKTVLLEK; encoded by the coding sequence TTGAAAGCAGGAAGTTATACATGTACCATAACCGATGCTGCGGGATGCACAAAAACACAAACATACACGCTCACACAGCCGGTTCAAATAGCAATCGCCATGAGTGGCACGCCAGCCACTTCTCCTCTATTTAACAACGGAACAGCAACAGCCACACCCAGCAATGGTTTTAGTCCTTACAGATATTCATGGAATACATCGCCAATAAAAACCACACAAACAGCAACAGGACTTGTACCCGGCACCTATGTAGTAACAGTAAAGGACAACAAAAAGTGCAGCCGCAATGCTTCTATAGTAATTGGCACTGCAAGGTTTGGAGTAACGGACACAGGTGACGAATTATTTGTAATACCAAATCCAACAAGTGATGTCATCAGCATAGAAATTTCAAATTCAGTGTTAAGCGGAAATGCCACTTTCGAAATTATTGATAGCAAAGGCAGCGTAGTATTAATGGAGCAATCAAACATCACTTCGCACGATTTTACTTTTTCGATTTCGCTGGCACATTTGCCAAATGGTATTTATACTTTAAGGGCAAAAGATTCGAAAAATGTATTTACGAAAACTGTGTTGTTGGAAAAGTAG
- a CDS encoding IS1380 family transposase, with protein sequence MCYKIEYSDDKVSAWGGFSLMKKFNDKIGLKSVLQNLHIPESKSNNRFENEEIIESFLLSVWLGCYKFSHTHVLRLDDTLKKIFGWKQIPSDTTYKRFFQKFNQGINNEVFPTLQEWFFNQLQFDNYALDLDSTVITRYGDLQEGNHKGYNPTKRGRASHHPLFAFLGNERMVVNSWLRSGDTSSAHQCNEFLNETLSILKNKTIGLLRADSGFASDLIFRHLEQEQIPYVIAGRMHYPLQDKIKQQKTWTAIGLGIWISETRYKASKWESERRVIVIRQSVDLRPKATGKKLKLFDDKEYYEQYRYHTFYTNQTLPATQIWEQYKGRGDCENRIKELKYDFALEGFNMKDFFATEAALRMVNLAYNIISLFRQVSSEKPNHQRLQTLRLNCYAVGAWMTKKGNSRILKLAVPIKKRKWMDGIFGKVDSCSFPLSLIT encoded by the coding sequence ATGTGTTATAAAATTGAATATTCTGATGATAAAGTAAGTGCATGGGGAGGTTTTTCGTTAATGAAAAAATTCAATGATAAAATTGGTTTGAAAAGCGTTTTGCAAAATCTACACATTCCCGAAAGCAAGAGTAATAACAGGTTTGAGAATGAGGAAATCATTGAAAGTTTCCTATTGTCAGTATGGTTAGGCTGTTACAAATTTTCACACACACATGTGTTAAGATTAGATGATACGCTAAAAAAAATATTTGGATGGAAACAAATACCAAGCGATACAACCTACAAACGATTTTTTCAAAAGTTTAATCAAGGCATAAATAATGAGGTGTTTCCAACATTGCAAGAATGGTTTTTTAATCAATTGCAGTTTGATAATTACGCATTAGACTTGGACTCTACCGTTATTACTCGGTATGGTGATTTGCAAGAAGGCAATCATAAGGGCTATAATCCAACCAAAAGAGGTAGAGCCTCTCATCATCCATTATTTGCTTTTTTAGGCAACGAGCGCATGGTTGTAAACAGTTGGCTTAGAAGTGGCGATACCTCAAGCGCACATCAGTGTAATGAGTTTTTAAACGAAACATTATCCATACTCAAAAACAAAACAATTGGTTTGCTACGTGCCGATTCTGGTTTTGCAAGCGATTTAATTTTTAGACATTTAGAGCAAGAACAAATTCCATACGTGATAGCGGGGAGAATGCATTATCCATTACAAGATAAGATAAAGCAACAAAAAACCTGGACAGCTATCGGATTAGGAATTTGGATTAGCGAAACAAGGTATAAGGCATCAAAATGGGAATCAGAACGTAGGGTTATTGTTATAAGACAAAGCGTTGATTTAAGGCCCAAAGCAACAGGTAAAAAACTAAAGCTGTTTGATGATAAGGAATATTATGAGCAATACCGGTATCATACTTTTTATACAAATCAAACGCTACCTGCAACACAAATTTGGGAACAATACAAAGGAAGGGGCGATTGCGAAAATAGGATTAAAGAACTTAAATATGATTTTGCATTAGAAGGTTTTAATATGAAAGATTTTTTTGCAACAGAAGCAGCATTGCGTATGGTAAACTTAGCTTACAATATCATAAGTTTGTTCAGACAGGTTAGCTCCGAAAAGCCAAATCATCAACGATTACAGACATTAAGACTCAACTGCTATGCAGTTGGAGCTTGGATGACAAAAAAAGGAAATAGTAGGATATTGAAATTGGCTGTTCCAATAAAAAAACGAAAATGGATGGATGGAATTTTTGGCAAAGTGGATAGTTGCTCTTTCCCTTTATCATTAATAACTTAA